The genomic region AAGCAATACTATTACTCGTCCAAAAGAACCTCTACGTCTCACCGGAGTCCTCCCTGCATATTTCAGTATCGGTAAAAATCTTAACAAATATTAGGGCATCCCTAAAAAGCATTTTTTAGAGATGCCCATCACGCGCTGTTAATGTTTATAGAGATATTGAAAGTATTCCATATCGGTTGATAATATCTTTTCGGTATCGGGAAGCGCGTTTTGATATACTTCAAGACTCTTCCAAAAGCTATAAAACTCAGGGGACTTGCCGTACGATGCGGCATAGATTGCGGTGGCCTGTGCGTCTGCCGCGCCCTTTATCTTCTCCGACTCGGAATACGCCTTTGAAAGGATGCTCTTTTTCTCGTTTTCCAACTTACCGAGCCATTCCGCCTTTTTTCCCTCACCGGTAGAACGGAAGGTCTGCGCAATCTGATTCCGCTCCTTAATCATTCTATTATATACGGAGGCTTGCAATTCGTCGGAATACTTTATCTCTTTAAAGATAACATCGATAACCTCAATACCGAAATCTTTCAGCTGCATATTCGCTTTCTTTAAAATTTCGGCGGCCAGCACATCACGCCCTTTTTCGATAGCAGCATACACAATCTTTTCCGCACCGGTTACCTCTTCCAACTTCACCTCGTCCGTGTTCAGCCCGATCTGCTCTTGGTGCACCATTTCATTAATGCTGTTGGTGTTGCGGACAACGTCATTCAAACTGTTGACGGTGATGATATCCCGTACTGATGAGTCGATAATATCCGAAAGACGCGAATAAGCGGCTTCGTAGGTTCCGAGAGATTGATAAAACCTACGGATATCTGAAATACGCCAACGGCTGGTGGTATTCACCTCAATAAATTGCTTTTCTTTAGTGAGGATCTTTTGAGGGTCGCCGTCGATGCGCAATAATTTTGCCGTGTATCGATGTACCTGGTACAGAACCGGTATTTTAAAATGAAGTCCCGCCTCCGTTTCGGCTTTGACAATTTTACCGAACTGAGTGATAATCGCAGTTTGTCCTTCATTTAAGATATAAAAGGGCTTTACCGACAACACAAGAATAAGAATAAACACCACCACTGCGCCAAACCGTATGGTCTTTTTAGCCTTTACCGGATCTATTTTGCTCGCTCTCACTGTTCTCCTCCCGAAAGATTTTTTAACGGTAAGAAATTTTTGACGTTTTTATCGATGAAGATTACCTTGTCGGTATTTGAAAATATCTTATCGAGTGTTTCAAGATAAAGCCGCCGCTTGGTAATATCGGGTGCCTTGCTATACTCGACATAGACGGCATTAAAACGGGCAACATCTCCTTCCGCCTTGTTAATCCGTTCCACCGCATAACCTCGTGCTTCTTGAATCATCCGGTCTGCCTCGCCTTTCGCTTTGGGTATCTCTTTGTTGTAGGCTTCTTTGCCTTCGTTAATTAACCTGTTCATATCCTGAATGGCGATATTAACATCCTCAAAAGCTTGCTGTACATCTTCCGGCGGAACAACATTTTGCAGCTGTACCGACGAAACCGCAATGCCGAGACCCAGCTGCTTATACTTTTCATTCATAATTTCGGGCGCTAAAAACTGAATGGAGTCGCGTTCAGATCCCATAATATCAAAAATAGCGCGATCGCCGATTAGGCTGTTGATTGCCGCTGTGGACACATCGCGGACGGTGTTAATCCGCTCACCTTCTTCAACATTAAAGAGCCATGCTTTGGGATCGATAATACGGTACTGTACCGTCCATTCAACATTGATAATATTCAAGTCGCCGGTCAGCATTGAAGATTCGGTGACGATATTATTCCGGTACTGACTCCGGTCAGAGGCCATCGTGGTACGGAAACCGAACTCCTCTTTTTGAACGGTCGTAACCGGAATGTGATACACCCGCTCGACAATCGGGATAATGAACTGTAAACCGGGCTGCAGCGTCCGGTTGTACTTACCGAGCCGAGTTACCACACCGTTATCCGTTGTCGAAACAACGGTAAAACTGAAAAATGCCAAGATAACGAGTACAACCGCTGCACCTATCGCAACGAGCTGTCCGTTTTTTAATTGCTTCATTGAGCCCCCCTCCGGAGCAAGCACATCAGAGACTTTTGAAAATATGCACACCGTCTACGGCGTTGCTGAGTAAACAACAGTCCTCGACGTACAATAAGTACGCCTGCGGGTGTTGTTTACTCAGCGCCTTGTATCCGGTGCCACTATTTTCAAAAAGCTGACGGAAAGTTTATTCAAACAACCCAGCCTCCGGTATTCTGCGGTATTTGACTGGCTTATCTGATGTGTTTGCCCGTCTTTTATCATAAATTGAGCGAGATTTTTTCAAAATTTAGCTCAAGATGTTTTATTCATAATCCGACAAAATTTTGTCTAAATCTCTTTTTCCGTATGAAACATGTATTACCGTTGCAATATCTTTTTCTACAACATAAAAGATAGAATAATTGCCTATGGAAAAATAGCGAACACCTATTGAATACCATGGTTCATGCGGGTAAAGATGGTAACTTTCCGCCATAAAACTCAAACTATCCATAGCAGAGTAGAGTTTAGTTAAAACGGCATCTGCATTAATTTTCGATTGTAATTTATTCAAGATATAAGCATAAATGTCTGCTATATCATTTTTTGCTTGATCTGATAAAACTACTTCCATTATGCGAACCGGCTTTTTATTTCTGAAAAGGCTTCTTTAACAGGGGTAACCCTTCCTTTTTTCATATCATCGAATCCCTTTTGCATTTTTGCTTTAAATTCCTCATCGGATTCAATTAATGGATTCAGTCTTTTCTGCGCATATTGATAAAGAAGAAAATCAAGATATTTTGAGGCATCGTCAAGACAAGCTTCCGGTAACGTTTTTATCTGCTTGATAACTGTTTCGTAGGACATCTTCTTCCCCTTATTGCGGCTAGTTTACCATACTTTTCGAAAAAATTCTATAAATCATTTGTGCTTGCCCGTCTTTTATCATAAATTGAACAAGATTTTTTCAAAACTTAGCTCACAAGGAATAGACCTGTTCGATAACTGTGTTGTCGAACAGGTTGCCGAGTTCTAAATCGCACAAATGGTACAAACATTGCATTTCAAGGTAACCTGTTCCGAAACGGAAGTTTCCGAACAGGTTTAATATAAGCACCTCATATTCGCCTCACTTGCATTGCATAGCAATGGCTGATTTGAAGAGGGTATGAGGTTTTATTTCCCCTTCATAAAGTCGGATAATTTAATATATTTTGCCTTTGGAAATGTACTTATTATATTTAATATCATATCTTCGTTTATGTTTTTTTTACCCGATTGTATCATACCATAATTCCACTCCCGTATTTTATGGATATCATCCACGCTAAAATTATTCGTTAGCACTAGTTTCTGCATTTTCATCTCCTATCAACATTGATGGGCAATATATTTTAATTTCCGGTAAATTTTTTATGTTCCCAATTCTTTTTATACCGTCAATCGTTTTATCATTAACAATATGCTTAAAATTCCATGAGACAATTATGTGGGAACCTCTAAAAACCTCAGTTTTTAGAGGTTTTCCTTAAGCTTATTTGCGATGTTTTTAATAAGTCATTTGTATTTATAGACTTATTAAAAACTCGACGGGCGCCTCTAAAAATCTAACCGAGTTTTTAGAGGCGCCCATGTCACATTTTGCCATAATTGCGGTTGCTATATGGCGGCAATCATCAAAGCTTTTTTCTTTTAAAATACCCGCTTTTATAAAATCCCGTGATAACTCATCTACATTATTTTCAATTTTTACAACAGTCATCTCGATTTCTTTTAATTTTTCAAACATATATGATCGTTTCGGTTCCGGACACTTTTCTAACTCTTCAATAGTCAAGTCTGAAATAACTACATCATACACATTATTCTTTATATTATTCCATAGTATTACCGTATCTTGCATTTTTTCAGGGGAATCTTCCGCTTTGAGAAAACTAATTATCGATGTATCAAGATATAACCTTTGTTTCATACGGTTATTATAACATCAAAATGGCATTATTTCTATTATGTAGTAATCCCTCCTTACACTACATTCTGCGGTTTACCGGCAAGAAAGCTTTTTACATTATCTGCGGCGATATGCAACAGCCGCGTCCGCGCTTCGCGGGTTTGCCATGCGATATGCGGCGTTATAAAGCAGTTGGGGCAGCCGAACAGCGGATGATTTGCAGGCGGCGGCTCAGCGCTCAGTACATCGGCTGCATAGCCGCCGATGGAACCTTTTTTCAACGCTGCGGCAACCGCCTCATCATCGATAAGCGGCCCCCGTCCGGTATTGATAATAAGTACGCCCGGCTTTACTTTCGTAAGCGCTGCGGCATCGATCATTTTTTCGCTTGCACTGTTAAGCGGCGCATTCAAGCTGATAATGTCGGATTCGGCAAGCAAGGTTGCAATGTCAACCTGCTTCGCCGCAGCGAGATGAGGTACCGTTTTGGGCGAGCGGTTGACATAGAGTACCCGCATCCCCATCACAAGCGCAATTTCCGCAACCCTTTGCCCGATGTGCCCAAACCCGATAATACCGAGCGTCTTCCCCGTCAGTTCAAACGTCGGGAACGAGGTATAGCAGAAATGCTCGCTGCGGCTCCACTTACCGCCGTGAACCTCATCACTGTGTTCCTTTACGTGCCAATAAAACTGTAAGATGAATGCAAATACCAGCTGCGCAACGCTGTCGGTGCTGTAGCTGGGAATATTCGTTACGGTGATCCCAGCCGCATGAGCGGCCTCTACATCGATAACATTATAACCGGTCGCCAGCACGCCGATATACCGCAGCTTGGGTAAACGCGCAATCAATTCCTTTGAAAACACAATTTTATTTGATAAAACCGCCTCGCAGTCTTTTACCCGCTCATATACTTCATCGGGTGCGGTTTTGTCATATATCGTAATATCCGCAATATCCTGTAAAACCCGCCACGACAAATCTCCCGGATTAAGAGTGAACCCATCCAGTACAGCTGCTTTCATACAAACCTTCCTTTATATATACGGTAA from Treponema vincentii harbors:
- a CDS encoding PIN domain nuclease; translated protein: MKQRLYLDTSIISFLKAEDSPEKMQDTVILWNNIKNNVYDVVISDLTIEELEKCPEPKRSYMFEKLKEIEMTVVKIENNVDELSRDFIKAGILKEKSFDDCRHIATAIMAKCDMGASKNSVRFLEAPVEFLISL
- the hflC gene encoding protease modulator HflC; this translates as MRASKIDPVKAKKTIRFGAVVVFILILVLSVKPFYILNEGQTAIITQFGKIVKAETEAGLHFKIPVLYQVHRYTAKLLRIDGDPQKILTKEKQFIEVNTTSRWRISDIRRFYQSLGTYEAAYSRLSDIIDSSVRDIITVNSLNDVVRNTNSINEMVHQEQIGLNTDEVKLEEVTGAEKIVYAAIEKGRDVLAAEILKKANMQLKDFGIEVIDVIFKEIKYSDELQASVYNRMIKERNQIAQTFRSTGEGKKAEWLGKLENEKKSILSKAYSESEKIKGAADAQATAIYAASYGKSPEFYSFWKSLEVYQNALPDTEKILSTDMEYFQYLYKH
- a CDS encoding type II toxin-antitoxin system RelE/ParE family toxin, which translates into the protein MEVVLSDQAKNDIADIYAYILNKLQSKINADAVLTKLYSAMDSLSFMAESYHLYPHEPWYSIGVRYFSIGNYSIFYVVEKDIATVIHVSYGKRDLDKILSDYE
- a CDS encoding D-2-hydroxyacid dehydrogenase, encoding MKAAVLDGFTLNPGDLSWRVLQDIADITIYDKTAPDEVYERVKDCEAVLSNKIVFSKELIARLPKLRYIGVLATGYNVIDVEAAHAAGITVTNIPSYSTDSVAQLVFAFILQFYWHVKEHSDEVHGGKWSRSEHFCYTSFPTFELTGKTLGIIGFGHIGQRVAEIALVMGMRVLYVNRSPKTVPHLAAAKQVDIATLLAESDIISLNAPLNSASEKMIDAAALTKVKPGVLIINTGRGPLIDDEAVAAALKKGSIGGYAADVLSAEPPPANHPLFGCPNCFITPHIAWQTREARTRLLHIAADNVKSFLAGKPQNVV
- the hflK gene encoding FtsH protease activity modulator HflK encodes the protein MKQLKNGQLVAIGAAVVLVILAFFSFTVVSTTDNGVVTRLGKYNRTLQPGLQFIIPIVERVYHIPVTTVQKEEFGFRTTMASDRSQYRNNIVTESSMLTGDLNIINVEWTVQYRIIDPKAWLFNVEEGERINTVRDVSTAAINSLIGDRAIFDIMGSERDSIQFLAPEIMNEKYKQLGLGIAVSSVQLQNVVPPEDVQQAFEDVNIAIQDMNRLINEGKEAYNKEIPKAKGEADRMIQEARGYAVERINKAEGDVARFNAVYVEYSKAPDITKRRLYLETLDKIFSNTDKVIFIDKNVKNFLPLKNLSGGEQ